The following proteins are co-located in the Macadamia integrifolia cultivar HAES 741 chromosome 3, SCU_Mint_v3, whole genome shotgun sequence genome:
- the LOC122072743 gene encoding G2/mitotic-specific cyclin S13-7-like codes for MASKPVVTQQARGVEIAGGGRKQKIPLGKGNNRKALGDIGNLVPVQAIDGKPKQEFSRPLTRSFCAQLLSNAQAAAASENIKKPDPKVVNGPAEKKGVVPAKPTQKKVNAKPKTDIAREVSPEQKEDTRKEKNASQKTSRRKAQTLTLVLTARSKDACGLINKSSDPIVNIDIEDVDNHLAMVDYVEDLYKFYKLEENSSHIHDYMGKQTDINERMRAIIVDWMIEVHYKFGLRPETLYLTINIVDRFLSMKVVPRRELQLVGIGAMLIASKYEELWAPEVADFVSISDMAYTGEQILAMEKAILGKLEWSLTVPTPYVFLVRFIKASMADQKESQMENLAFFMAEIGLMNYVAIMYCPSMLAASAVYAARCTLSKSPFWNETLKFHTGYSEVQLMDCAKLLVKFHSVAVVSKLKGAYKKYSDPEYGAVALLPPAKSF; via the exons ATGGCGTCAAAACCAGTTGTTACACAGCAAGCTAGAG GTGTAGAAATTGCCGGTGGAGGAAGGAAACAGAAGATCCCTTTGGGCAAAGGAAATAACCGGAAAGCACTTGGAGATATTGGGAATTTGGTTCCTGTTCAAGCCATCGATGGGAAGCCAAAGCAAGAGTTCTCCCGTCCCCTAACGAG gaGTTTTTGTGCACAATTACTTTCGAATGCACAAGCTGCTGCTGCATCAGAGAATATTAAG AAGCCAGATCCAAAAGTTGTTAATGGACCTGCGGAGAAGAAAGGAGTTGTGCCAGCAAAACCAACTCAGAAGAAGGTCAATGCAAAGCCAAAGACAGATATAGCAAGGGAGGTAAGCCCGGAGCAGAAAGAAGATacaagaaaggagaaaaatgcAAGCCAGAAAACATCAAGGCGTAAAGCTCAGACCCTCACATTAGTCCTAACAGCTCGAAGCAAG GATGCTTGTGGTCTAATCAATAAATCAAGTGATCCCATTGTCAACATTGACATAGAAGATGTAGACAATCATCTAGCCATGGTTGACTATGTGGAAGACCTATACAAGTTTTACAAGCTTGAGGAG AATTCAAGTCACATTCATGATTACATGGGCAAGCAAACTGATATCAATGAGAGAATGAGAGCCATTATTGTTGACTGGATGATAGAAGTTCACTACAAATTTGGACTTAGGCCTGAAACTCTTTATCTCACTATCAATATAGTTGATAGATTTCTTTCCATGAAAGTAGTCCCAAGGAGGGAACTGCAGTTAGTTGGAATAGGTGCCATGCTTATTGCCAGCAAATATGAGGAACTATGGGCTCCAGAG GTAGCCGACTTTGTCTCCATTTCAGACATGGCATACACTGGAGAACAGATTTTGGCCATGGAGAAGGCAATCTTAGGAAAGCTTGAATGGAGCTTAACAGTGCCAACACCATATGTCTTTCTTGTTCGATTTATTAAGGCTTCTATGGCTGATCAAAAGGAG AGTCAGATGGAAAACTTGGCCTTCTTTATGGCAGAGATAGGTCTGATGAATTATGTGGCAATAATGTATTGTCCATCAATGCTTGCTGCTTCAGCAGTTTATGCAGCAAGATGCACCCTTAGCAAAAGCCCCTTCTGGAATGAAACTCTCAAGTTCCACACTGGATACTCTGAAGTACAATTGAT GGATTGTGCTAAGCTCTTGGTTAAATTCCATTCAGTGGCAGTAGTAAGCAAGTTGAAGGGAGCTTACAAGAAATATTCAGATCCTGAATATGGTGCTGTTGCTTTACTTCCTCCAGCCAAATCCTTTTGA